One genomic window of Glycine max cultivar Williams 82 chromosome 16, Glycine_max_v4.0, whole genome shotgun sequence includes the following:
- the LOC100797525 gene encoding uncharacterized protein isoform X2: MEFIQSRVEPWVRDQRTRLLGLKEKVLWGPLQWRMKWPWASHREHKKRIQEEYQRFRSLCRALKAESVSDLQDLLCCMVLSECVYKRPAAEMIRAVNKFKDDFGGQVVALERVQPSSDHVPHRYLLAEAGDTLFASFIGTKQYKDVIADANILQGAIFHDDAFEESDKHDATESDEDENQNGKDYMWNPLQSKPKKLKRKYKPAAHRGFMARAKGIPALELYRLAQKKKRKLVLCGHSLGGAVAALATLAILRLIAASSSSKENENVSIKCITFSQPPVGNAALKDYVNRKGWQHYFKSYCIPEDLVPRILSPAYFHHYNAQTQPGPSENETDGSILRKHEQGVGKPEEKDVEQLVLGVGPVQRSFWRLSRLVPLEGLRRQLSKCRERLVNFIETNSLPDSLANTLIEEEVVAPQSLEIQEGSDGISLKPLPDTDKHSFEVPTNGKTDTKNNAMTGDERKWARVPYLPSYVPFGQLYLLGNSSVESLSGAEYSKMTSVRSVIAELRERFQSHSMKSYRSRFQRIYDLYLSDDSSSFSRIEQQFPHLKQWLGFTAAGTVELGHIVESPVIRTATSIVPLGWNDGLGAKNGEPLKVDITGFGLHLCTLVHAQVNGNWCSTTVESFPSPPNYSSNQGIQPELQKLRILVGPPLRSPPKHQTVLDSLMPAFTSVDSETASSSAPVDKDKFIRPESLNNFVIFCTSDFTTVSKEVHVRTRRIRLVGLEGAGKTTLLKAVLHKCKPNTATNEDAVSEVVREVIADGLCYCDSNGINMQELNVETSRFRDELWLGIRDLSRKTDLIVFVHNLSHSIPRCSNSNDTQQRPVLSLFLDEAKSLGIPWVLAITNKFAVSAHHQKAAIDAALKAYQASPSAAEVINSCPYVMPGFVGASLSLDATNTDSNRRVDAEKLIFAPINFIRKPFLKKEIVFPVEGVNSLCQQIHRILRSREESSFQVGKCSWNLQEIGF, encoded by the exons ATGGAGTTCATACAGAGCCGCGTGGAGCCGTGGGTAAGGGACCAGCGGACGCGGCTGCTGGGGCTGAAGGAGAAGGTGTTGTGGGGCCCACTCCAGTGGCGGATGAAGTGGCCGTGGGCGTCGCACCGCGAGCATAAGAAGCGGATCCAAGAAGAGTACCAGCGCTTCCGGAGCCTCTGCCGCGCCCTCAAGGCGGAATCCGTCTCCGATTTGCAGGACCTTCTCTGCTGCATGGTCCTCTCCGAGTGCGTCTACAAG AGACCTGCTGCTGAGATGATTCGTgctgtaaataaatttaaggatGATTTTGGTGGACAAGTTGTTGCTTTGGAGCGGGTGCAACCTTCGTCAGATCATGTTCCTCATAG GTATTTGTTGGCAGAGGCAGGAGACACTTTATTTGCCTCCTTTATTGGAACAAAGCAGTACAA GGATGTAATTGCTGATGCAAACATACTTCAAGGTGCCATCTTTCATGATGATGCTTTCGAGGAATCTGACAAGCATGATGCGACTGAATCTGACGAGGATGAAAACCAAAACGGAAAAGATTATATGTGGAATCCTCTACAATCAAAGCCTAAAAAActgaagagaaaatacaaaccTGCAGCTCATAGG GGTTTCATGGCTCGTGCTAAAGGAATACCTGCTTTAGAATTATATAGGCTTGCTCAGAAGAAGAAACGCAAGCTTGTTCTATGTGGCCATTCACTTGGTGGAGCA GTAGCCGCATTAGCTACTCTTGCCATTCTTAGACTAATTGCTGCTTCATCTTCatcaaaggaaaatgaaaatgtcTCTATCAAATGTATTACATTTTCTCAGCCTCCTGTTGGAAATGCTGCTTTGAAGGA CTATGTTAATAGAAAAGGTTGGCAGCATTATTTCAAGAGTTACTGCATTCCGGAAGATTTGGTTCCACGTATTTTATCTCCTGCTTATTTTCACCATTATAATGCTCAGACTCAGCCCGGGCCTTCTGAAAATGAAACTGACGGCTCAATATTGAGAAAACATGAGCAAGGGGTAGGGAAGCCGGAAGAGAAGGATGTAGAGCAGTTGGTTTTGGGGGTAGGTCCTGTGCAGAGATCGTTCTGGAGACTCTCAAGGCTAGTTCCTTTGGAAGGTCTACGAAGACAATTAAGTAAATGCAGAGAAAGACTGGTCAATTTTATTGAAACAAATTCATTGCCTGATTCTCTTGCTAATACTTTGATTGAGGAGGAAGTAGTTGCACCACAGTCACTTGAAATACAAGAGGGTTCTGATGGCATATCACTCAAGCCTTTACCTGATACTGATAAACATTCATTTGAGGTTCCAACTAATGGGAAAACAGATACAAAGAACAATGCTATGACCGGAGATGAAAGAAAGTGGGCCAGAGTGCCTTATTTACCTTCATATGTGCCATTTGGACAG CTTTATTTATTGGGAAATTCCTCTGTAGAGTCTCTATCAGGTGCAGAGTACTCAAAGATGACATCG GTCAGATCAGTGATTGCTGAATTGAGGGAAAGATTTCAATCACATTCAATGAAATCATATCGATCTCGATTTCAGAG AATCTATGACTTGTATTTGAGTGATGATTCCTCATCTTTCTCACGGATTGAGCAACAGTTTCCTCATCTGAAGCAATGGCTTGGCTTTACAGCTGCTGGCACTGTGGAGCTTGGTCATATAGTTGAGTCCCCTGTTATTCGAACTGCAACTTCAATTGTTCCTTTGGGATGGAATGATGGACTAGGAGCGAAAAATGGAGAACCTCTGAAAGTTGATATTACTGGTTTTGGGTTGCATCTATGTACACTTGTTCATGCTCAAGTGAATGGTAACTG GTGCTCAACTACAGTTGAATCATTTCCTTCTCCACCAAACTATTCTTCAAATCAAGGAATCCAGCCTGAGTTACAGAAGTTGAGAATATTAGTTGGTCCTCCTCTAAGAAGTCCACCAAAGCATCAAACTGTGTTAGACTCGTTGATGCCTGCTTTTACTTCTGTTGACTCTGAGACTGCAAGTAGTTCAGCACCTGTTGACAAGGATAAATTCATCCGTCCAGAAAGTTTAAATAACTTTGTAATATTTTGCACCAGTGATTTTACAACTGTTTCCAAAGAAGTTCATGTGAGAACACGTAGAATACGATTAGTTGGGCTAGAG GGAGCTGGTAAGACTACTCTTTTAAAGGCTGTCTTGCATAAATGCAAACCAAATACTGCCACCAATGAGGATGCAGTTTCAGAGGTTGTGCGAGAAGTTATTGCTGATGGTTTGTGCTATTGTGACTCCAATGGAATAAATATGCAG GAGCTAAATGTGGAAACCTCCCGCTTCAGGGATGAACTATGGCTTGGAATCCGAGATCTAAGTCGGAAGACAGATTTGATTGTTTTCGTTCATAACTTGTCCCATAGCATACCTCGATGTAGTAATTCAAATGATACTCAACAAAGGCCAGTCTTGTCACTTTTTTTGGATGAAGCTAAATCTCTTGGAATTCCTTGGGTTCTTGCAATCACAAACAAATTTGCAGTTAGTGCACACCATCAAAAGGCAGCAATTGATGCTGCTTTGAAAGCATACCAAGCATCTCCTAGCGCAGCTGAAGTTATAAATTCTTGTCCATATGTTATGCCCGGATTTGTTGGGGCTTCTCTTTCCTTGGATGCAACCAATACAGATTCTAATAGAAGGGTGGACGCTGAAAAGCTTATATTTGCTCCTATTAACTTTATTAGGAAGCCTTTCCTGAAAAAGGAGATTGTTTTTCCAGTTGAAGGAGTAAATTCTCTTTGTCAGCAAATCCACCGTATACTCCGCAGTCGTGAGGAGTCTTCCTTTCAGGTGGGGAAATGTTCATG GAATTTGCAAGAGATAGGCTTCTAA